The Acidimicrobiales bacterium nucleotide sequence CAGAGTTCGGCGCCGAGCAGGCGAAATCCTCCCGGCGGCCCGATCGGCCCGCTGCGTCAACGACCGGCTGGCTGTTGCCCGGACGGCTGTCCGGCGTCGAGGAGTGGTGCCGAGGGGTCGACGGCCGGTTCGTCGAGCAACACCAGCGTCTGGGCCGATTGGATCTCCGGTATCGACTGGAGGTCCTGGAGGATGACGTCCCGGAGGTGGTCGATGTCCTGCGCCCGCACCAGGACGATGTAGTCGAACGAGCCGCTGCTGAGCGCCAGCCACTCCACGCCGGGCAGCCGGCGCAACTGGTCGCCGACGACCCGCCAGCTGTGCTGCACCACGTTGACGAGAACCAGGGCGGCGATCGGTAGTCCCATCCTGCGGTGGTCGACGTCGACGGTGAAGCGACGGATCACGCCCGACTCCCGCAGCCGGGCCAGCCGCTGGTAGGCCGTGGCTCGCGACACGCTGACCCGGACCGCGAGCTCGTTCACCGAGGCTCGGCCGTCGGCTCGCAGCGCGGCGACGAGCCTGCGATCCACCTCGTCGAGCCGGACGTTCTGCTCTGGCACGCCCTTCCTCCCACAGCCGAGGAACCAGTTCATCCGGCCGCAGCCGGATCTGGCAACAGTATGTCCGGAGTAAGCCTCGCTGCCTG carries:
- a CDS encoding Lrp/AsnC family transcriptional regulator gives rise to the protein MPEQNVRLDEVDRRLVAALRADGRASVNELAVRVSVSRATAYQRLARLRESGVIRRFTVDVDHRRMGLPIAALVLVNVVQHSWRVVGDQLRRLPGVEWLALSSGSFDYIVLVRAQDIDHLRDVILQDLQSIPEIQSAQTLVLLDEPAVDPSAPLLDAGQPSGQQPAGR